The stretch of DNA ATttcgtaaaatataataaattcctaTTGACTTACCTGCTAACATACTTCTGACTTTCTTGTACACGTACGTATGATAAACTGCGAGACCAAACAGAATGAACAGCAGTGCAAAGAGATACTTAGGCGATGGTTCGTGTATGATCGGAGTTACAGCCAGGAAAATAGAAACACACAGTACCAACCAGGGTACTACAATCGGTACTTTATATGGTCTGGGTGCATCTGGTTTTGTTCGTCTCATAATTAATAGAGCTACCATTGCGAGTCCATAGAACACCCAAGTCAAAAAGCTCGCAAATTCAATAAGTGCTATTATATTCCCTAAGAGCAGGCAAACCAACGATAGTAGTCCTTGGAATGCTACAGCAGCTGCAGGAGTCATTTTTTCGACATGCACAAAACTGAACACTCGGGGCACGTGACCCTCTCCTCCAGCCACATAACAAAGTCTGGACACACTGAACTGAATGCTAAGACTACATCCAAAAGTAGCTAAAGCGACACCGAGAGGTATCGCAAATCCTAGCCACGAAGGCAAGACCTTTTCCGCCCAGAGAACTGCAACTGCTGGCGCAGTGACCATTTCCGACATCGTTAGCGCAGACATGTACATCAAGTTCATTGAGACATACAAAACAGTGATTAAGGGCACTGCAATTAGAATACTTTTGAGAATATTGCGTTCTGGTTTCTGAATTTCTTCTGTGACGATCGCCGCGGAAGTCCATCCATCGTAAGCCCATAAACCACTATAGAAGGCTAGTGCCACGCTACCAGGAGAAGTTGTACTACCGCGAAATGGCTCCTTTAACAGTTCCGTGTGACCTGTACCCAGCCACCAAATTCCACCTCCGATTACAAAAACACAGGCAATCACTTTGCATACCGTAAACACGTTTTGTACCTTCACGTACAATTTCACGCTGGTCATATTAATGTAGGTGATTAAACCCAAAGCTAAGATGGCTATAATTTTTTTCAATCGGAGCATGTATTCGTCGGGTATGTCGCTCAAGTATCCAGAGAATGGTTGCACACTGTATTCGGCGAATGTCAGCATTACCACTGCTACTTCCGCTGGTCGGAGAAGCACCACATAAACCCAGGAACAGATGAAAGCTGGTATTTGACCAGCGTATCGATGTAAGGGTGTAAAAGCTTCGATGAAGTAAGCATATTCGGCCCCTGATCGTGGTACTACCGTGCTCAATTCAGCAAAAGCGAGAGCTCCTAGCAGAGACAGTATACCGCAAACTATCCAGACGATGAGACAGAGACCCACGGATCCTGATGTTTCGAGAGCTCTGGTTGGGGACACGAAGATTCCGGAAccttaaacacaatatataacGATAAGTATAATGTTTCTTTCATTTCTGTTTTAAAGTGATTATATTACAAAAATTTAAagaatgttttatttttatgtctTTCTAATGGCCATTTAAGTGTGTATCTCTAGTTTCGAAAAGCAATTACAATTATCGTAGTAATTTAGATAGTCTCTTCCCTATATCTTCCTTTCAATGGAGTAAGATAATGTAGTTCGTTACTTCAAAGTTGAAATAGCAAGTGTTTAAATGATATGTGTCGAAATAGATCGCTATTGTCTATAATTTTAAGGTTTGCAGATAAAACATAAAGAATAATAAATTTGTTGAATTACGACACTTaatcaaaatcagtagaatctaAAATGTAGTTGAGAAGGATATCTTGTAATACTGCAGCGTGCAGAGCAATGATTAACCTTGATTAACCCAGTTTCTTCGTAATCGTGTCAAACCACTAAACGTAATTACCGAATTGTTACGTCAGGATTATATTTTTCTCGAGCAAAGGTGTATCATATAATGTAGGTCGAGTGATTAAAGCGTCGATACATcaagtatttttactttatttttttcttctaatgCCTAATAATCTTGTCACAGCCAGATTGGCGGGATTATACCAGGGTAATCCAGATCTTGTTTGAGAAGCTTCATCAGATTGTATTGTGATGTTTCAGATAATGTATCGAGACTAAAATACACACTTGATTTATAAACTCATAAAATATTGGAGCGTTAGTTAATTAACTGTAAAAGTTTTATGACCAGATAATTCGTATATAATAAATTGTTGTTCATTAAAACAAATGTTGGTCGTtttttaaagttattattcACGATACTTCAAAGCCAATAAATATGATAAACAGCGCACGTGCCAGGAAAAAGACAATACAGATAATGTACGTTCTTTTGAAATCACTTCAATCGATGGCAAAAAAACAAATTAtataataaagaataaaatCCAGTCGATTTTTCATTCGGCATAAACCCAAACTGAGAAGGAAATCTTCAATAAAAATCATGCCACGCCGTGAGAAAGCGACAAGTAGCTCTTTGAATCAGCATTGAAGAAGACGAATCAAGTAGAATTATTACTGTAAAGCCAGACCTTATTCAAACTTGTACAATTATGCAATTACTATAAATTACTATTTCAATGCGTTCAATATGTTGTTGGAACGCTGGAACGTAATGGGATATCACTAACCCTCGACGATTCCTCGAATAAAATAGTTTCATGTTATTAATCATTCTGTTAAGTCCGATTAAAGGAAACGTCGAAGCGATATGTATAATTCGTAACAAATCCTTATCTACGCTCAATATGTAATGTGCAGAACGTCGGTGTACACATAAAGTAGTTGATCGTCTTATATCGATCGTATCAATCATTGATAGAAAAGGAGGAACGAAATGTCTTTATGAGAAGCGGATAACGAGGATGTTGCGTCGTCTTCAATACTcggataattaaatttaaacaagGTGGCCCTGTTACCATTTCTGAAAAGCAGTTGTGTCAATCCGATATTGATTGACCATCATCTACGTTGTCGCGACGACACTCTTGTTCGACAGCATGTGCGTTAAATCAAACAACGTCTTCTACATGTTTAACTATCGAACACGTTCGGTATCGTCTTTACCGCGTGACTTTTACGTAAATTATTGGTAAACATGACATTATCGATTGTCAATTTTTTACGTGAAACCTGAATTTTATCGATGAAGAAATTACACTGCACGAAGAGGCACTGCGACAATTACCGCGGTCAAAGAATTATAAAGTACCACTGTATAAACGCGCGCTGCTTGAATACTCTATAGTGTGGGAGTTAAGTTTCGTTATGTAAATGAACGTCGGTAACACATTGGCAACCTTCGAGGATCACGTTGAACGTCTTGCTAATAAGCCAGACGACAGACGCCAATTCCGCTGACACAATGTAAACCAAAAGAAAAGTGAAATAGTCAAGTGGCACTCCTTCATTCATTCAGGTGAATATTATACGCCACGGGTTGCGTCGCGCCGGAAGAACGCGCTCGTTCTTTCGCGTGCTCGATTAAGCGTAATTGTGATGGAAGTTCAAAGAACGCGAAATTAATGTCAATAAGAGACTGTGGTTGTTCCAAAATCAGTTCGTACCGATCATAACAGCCAATATGATGCTCACTGCACTGAAGAGTCCCAGCTCGCGTTTCAGCGCAATCTTTTCATTTCCTTTTTCTTCGTCTTGGCCCATTTTGCACGCGCACAACTATCTACGAACTTTACCACCGATTACCACCAAATTACGTCGTTAAACGATTCACCAACGACTCGTGTTTTTTAAATCCAAAGGTCCATCGCGCGTACAACGATTTATAGGCTGCCTTCGATCGGCTCTGCGTTCGATTCGCGTAACGAAGACACGACGAATCGACGGTCGGCTTCCTCGTGCCCTCAAGCCAGATCGAAGACAGTGTGACGTTATCGGAAGATGTCCAGAACGAG from Calliopsis andreniformis isolate RMS-2024a chromosome 2, iyCalAndr_principal, whole genome shotgun sequence encodes:
- the LOC143186545 gene encoding b(0,+)-type amino acid transporter 1 encodes the protein MGQDEEKGNEKIALKRELGLFSAVSIILAVMIGSGIFVSPTRALETSGSVGLCLIVWIVCGILSLLGALAFAELSTVVPRSGAEYAYFIEAFTPLHRYAGQIPAFICSWVYVVLLRPAEVAVVMLTFAEYSVQPFSGYLSDIPDEYMLRLKKIIAILALGLITYINMTSVKLYVKVQNVFTVCKVIACVFVIGGGIWWLGTGHTELLKEPFRGSTTSPGSVALAFYSGLWAYDGWTSAAIVTEEIQKPERNILKSILIAVPLITVLYVSMNLMYMSALTMSEMVTAPAVAVLWAEKVLPSWLGFAIPLGVALATFGCSLSIQFSVSRLCYVAGGEGHVPRVFSFVHVEKMTPAAAVAFQGLLSLVCLLLGNIIALIEFASFLTWVFYGLAMVALLIMRRTKPDAPRPYKVPIVVPWLVLCVSIFLAVTPIIHEPSPKYLFALLFILFGLAVYHTYVYKKVRSMLAVKITYLIQALCLVVAPDKED